The following coding sequences are from one Microtus pennsylvanicus isolate mMicPen1 chromosome 1, mMicPen1.hap1, whole genome shotgun sequence window:
- the Slc35a5 gene encoding UDP-sugar transporter protein SLC35A5 isoform X6 yields MAVIFSNFSIITTALLFRIVLRRHLNWIQWASLLILFLSIIALTASTKTSQNDSAGHGFHHDAFFTPSNSCLHFRRECSQRDNCTANEWAFSEVKWNTTARVFSHIRLGLGHILIIVQCFISSMANIYNEKILKEGTQLTESIFIQNSKLYFFGIVFNGLTLILQSSNRDQIQNCGFFYGHNTFSVALIFVTAFQGLSVAFILKFLDNMFHVLMAQVTTVIITTVSVLVFNFRPSLDFFLEAPTVLLAIFIYNASKPQNLECVPRQERIRDLGGNLWERSSGDGEELERLTKTKSDDSDDDNF; encoded by the exons ATGGCTGTTATCTTCTCGAATTTTAGCATCATAACGACAGCTCTTCTATTCAGGATAGTGCTGAG GCGGCATCTGAACTGGATACAGTGGGCTTCCCTCCTGATTCTGTTTTTGTCTATCATCGCCCTAACTGCCAGTACCAAAACTTCACAGAATGACTCGGCGGGACATGGATTTCATCACGATGCCTTCTTCACGCCATCCAATTCCTGCCTTCATTTCAGAAGAGAATGCTCCCAAAGGGACAATTGTACAGCCAATGAGTGGGCCTTCAGTGAAGTCAAGTGGAACACCACAGCCAGAGTTTTTAGTCACATCCGTTTGGGCTTGGGCCACATTCTGATTATAGttcagtgttttatttcttcaatggCCAATATCTATAATGAGAAGATCCTGAAGGAGGGGACACAGCTCACCGAGAGCATCTTCATACAGAATAGCAAGCTTTATTTCTTTGGCATTGTTTTTAATGGGCTGACCCTGATTCTTCAAAGCAGTAACCGTGATCAGATTCAGAACTGTGGGTTTTTTTATGGCCACAATACATTTTCAGTAGCCCTTATTTTTGTAACTGCTTTCCAGGGCCTTTCAGTGGCTTTTATCTTGAAATTCTTAGATAACATGTTCCATGTCTTGATGGCCCAGGTGACAACTGTCATCATCACAACAGTGTCTGTCCTGGTCTTTAATTTCAGGCCCTCCCTGGATTTTTTCCTAGAAGCCCCAACCGTCCTTCTtgccatatttatttataatgctAGTAAGCCTCAAAATCTAGAATGTGTGCCTAGGCAAGAAAGGATCCGAGATCTAGGTGGCAATCTTTGGGAGCGTTCCAGTGGG
- the Slc35a5 gene encoding UDP-sugar transporter protein SLC35A5 isoform X4 gives MKVLLLRQLKNSGMERKCFWRPGLGPSALYTVLLGGIFVTLSSSRILLVKYSANEDNHQSRHLRCISWKEFSNFMKWSIPAFLYFLDNLIVYYVLSYLQPAMAVIFSNFSIITTALLFRIVLRRHLNWIQWASLLILFLSIIALTASTKTSQNDSAGHGFHHDAFFTPSNSCLHFRRECSQRDNCTANEWAFSEVKWNTTARVFSHIRLGLGHILIIVQCFISSMANIYNEKILKEGTQLTESIFIQNSKLYFFGIVFNGLTLILQSSNRDQIQNCGFFYGHNTFSVALIFVTAFQGLSVAFILKFLDNMFHVLMAQVTTVIITTVSVLVFNFRPSLDFFLEAPTVLLAIFIYNASKPQNLECVPRQERIRDLGGNLWERSSGDGEELERLTKTKSDDSDDDNF, from the exons ATGAAGGTGTTATTGTTAAGACAACTAAAAAACAGTGGAATGGAAAGAAAATGCTTCTGGCGTCCTGGGTTAGGCCCATCCGCGCTGTACACAGTCCTCCTAGGCGGTATATTCGTTACTCTAAGTTCAAGTCGCATCTTACTGGTAAAATATTCTGCCAATGAAG ACAATCATCAAAGTAGACATTTGAGATGTATTTCCTGGAAGGAATTCTCAAATTTCATGAAGTGGTCCATTCCTGCCTTTCTCTACTTCCTGGATAATTTGATTGTCTACTATGTCCTCTCCTATCTTCAGCCT gcCATGGCTGTTATCTTCTCGAATTTTAGCATCATAACGACAGCTCTTCTATTCAGGATAGTGCTGAG GCGGCATCTGAACTGGATACAGTGGGCTTCCCTCCTGATTCTGTTTTTGTCTATCATCGCCCTAACTGCCAGTACCAAAACTTCACAGAATGACTCGGCGGGACATGGATTTCATCACGATGCCTTCTTCACGCCATCCAATTCCTGCCTTCATTTCAGAAGAGAATGCTCCCAAAGGGACAATTGTACAGCCAATGAGTGGGCCTTCAGTGAAGTCAAGTGGAACACCACAGCCAGAGTTTTTAGTCACATCCGTTTGGGCTTGGGCCACATTCTGATTATAGttcagtgttttatttcttcaatggCCAATATCTATAATGAGAAGATCCTGAAGGAGGGGACACAGCTCACCGAGAGCATCTTCATACAGAATAGCAAGCTTTATTTCTTTGGCATTGTTTTTAATGGGCTGACCCTGATTCTTCAAAGCAGTAACCGTGATCAGATTCAGAACTGTGGGTTTTTTTATGGCCACAATACATTTTCAGTAGCCCTTATTTTTGTAACTGCTTTCCAGGGCCTTTCAGTGGCTTTTATCTTGAAATTCTTAGATAACATGTTCCATGTCTTGATGGCCCAGGTGACAACTGTCATCATCACAACAGTGTCTGTCCTGGTCTTTAATTTCAGGCCCTCCCTGGATTTTTTCCTAGAAGCCCCAACCGTCCTTCTtgccatatttatttataatgctAGTAAGCCTCAAAATCTAGAATGTGTGCCTAGGCAAGAAAGGATCCGAGATCTAGGTGGCAATCTTTGGGAGCGTTCCAGTGGG
- the Slc35a5 gene encoding UDP-sugar transporter protein SLC35A5 isoform X1 yields MCPSYLCASGLPTGLLMKVLLLRQLKNSGMERKCFWRPGLGPSALYTVLLGGIFVTLSSSRILLVKYSANEENKYDYLPTTVNVCSELIKLILCLLVSLCVIRKDNHQSRHLRCISWKEFSNFMKWSIPAFLYFLDNLIVYYVLSYLQPAMAVIFSNFSIITTALLFRIVLRRHLNWIQWASLLILFLSIIALTASTKTSQNDSAGHGFHHDAFFTPSNSCLHFRRECSQRDNCTANEWAFSEVKWNTTARVFSHIRLGLGHILIIVQCFISSMANIYNEKILKEGTQLTESIFIQNSKLYFFGIVFNGLTLILQSSNRDQIQNCGFFYGHNTFSVALIFVTAFQGLSVAFILKFLDNMFHVLMAQVTTVIITTVSVLVFNFRPSLDFFLEAPTVLLAIFIYNASKPQNLECVPRQERIRDLGGNLWERSSGDGEELERLTKTKSDDSDDDNF; encoded by the exons ATGTGTCCATCCTACTTGTGTGCTTCGG GTCTGCCAACAGGGTTGCTCATGAAGGTGTTATTGTTAAGACAACTAAAAAACAGTGGAATGGAAAGAAAATGCTTCTGGCGTCCTGGGTTAGGCCCATCCGCGCTGTACACAGTCCTCCTAGGCGGTATATTCGTTACTCTAAGTTCAAGTCGCATCTTACTGGTAAAATATTCTGCCAATGAAG AGAACAAGTATGACTATCTCCCTACTACTGTGAATGTGTGCTCTGAGCTGATAAAGCTGATTCTCTGTCTACTTGTGTCACTCTGTGTTATAAGGAAAG ACAATCATCAAAGTAGACATTTGAGATGTATTTCCTGGAAGGAATTCTCAAATTTCATGAAGTGGTCCATTCCTGCCTTTCTCTACTTCCTGGATAATTTGATTGTCTACTATGTCCTCTCCTATCTTCAGCCT gcCATGGCTGTTATCTTCTCGAATTTTAGCATCATAACGACAGCTCTTCTATTCAGGATAGTGCTGAG GCGGCATCTGAACTGGATACAGTGGGCTTCCCTCCTGATTCTGTTTTTGTCTATCATCGCCCTAACTGCCAGTACCAAAACTTCACAGAATGACTCGGCGGGACATGGATTTCATCACGATGCCTTCTTCACGCCATCCAATTCCTGCCTTCATTTCAGAAGAGAATGCTCCCAAAGGGACAATTGTACAGCCAATGAGTGGGCCTTCAGTGAAGTCAAGTGGAACACCACAGCCAGAGTTTTTAGTCACATCCGTTTGGGCTTGGGCCACATTCTGATTATAGttcagtgttttatttcttcaatggCCAATATCTATAATGAGAAGATCCTGAAGGAGGGGACACAGCTCACCGAGAGCATCTTCATACAGAATAGCAAGCTTTATTTCTTTGGCATTGTTTTTAATGGGCTGACCCTGATTCTTCAAAGCAGTAACCGTGATCAGATTCAGAACTGTGGGTTTTTTTATGGCCACAATACATTTTCAGTAGCCCTTATTTTTGTAACTGCTTTCCAGGGCCTTTCAGTGGCTTTTATCTTGAAATTCTTAGATAACATGTTCCATGTCTTGATGGCCCAGGTGACAACTGTCATCATCACAACAGTGTCTGTCCTGGTCTTTAATTTCAGGCCCTCCCTGGATTTTTTCCTAGAAGCCCCAACCGTCCTTCTtgccatatttatttataatgctAGTAAGCCTCAAAATCTAGAATGTGTGCCTAGGCAAGAAAGGATCCGAGATCTAGGTGGCAATCTTTGGGAGCGTTCCAGTGGG
- the Slc35a5 gene encoding UDP-sugar transporter protein SLC35A5 isoform X2 — MKVLLLRQLKNSGMERKCFWRPGLGPSALYTVLLGGIFVTLSSSRILLVKYSANEENKYDYLPTTVNVCSELIKLILCLLVSLCVIRKDNHQSRHLRCISWKEFSNFMKWSIPAFLYFLDNLIVYYVLSYLQPAMAVIFSNFSIITTALLFRIVLRRHLNWIQWASLLILFLSIIALTASTKTSQNDSAGHGFHHDAFFTPSNSCLHFRRECSQRDNCTANEWAFSEVKWNTTARVFSHIRLGLGHILIIVQCFISSMANIYNEKILKEGTQLTESIFIQNSKLYFFGIVFNGLTLILQSSNRDQIQNCGFFYGHNTFSVALIFVTAFQGLSVAFILKFLDNMFHVLMAQVTTVIITTVSVLVFNFRPSLDFFLEAPTVLLAIFIYNASKPQNLECVPRQERIRDLGGNLWERSSGDGEELERLTKTKSDDSDDDNF, encoded by the exons ATGAAGGTGTTATTGTTAAGACAACTAAAAAACAGTGGAATGGAAAGAAAATGCTTCTGGCGTCCTGGGTTAGGCCCATCCGCGCTGTACACAGTCCTCCTAGGCGGTATATTCGTTACTCTAAGTTCAAGTCGCATCTTACTGGTAAAATATTCTGCCAATGAAG AGAACAAGTATGACTATCTCCCTACTACTGTGAATGTGTGCTCTGAGCTGATAAAGCTGATTCTCTGTCTACTTGTGTCACTCTGTGTTATAAGGAAAG ACAATCATCAAAGTAGACATTTGAGATGTATTTCCTGGAAGGAATTCTCAAATTTCATGAAGTGGTCCATTCCTGCCTTTCTCTACTTCCTGGATAATTTGATTGTCTACTATGTCCTCTCCTATCTTCAGCCT gcCATGGCTGTTATCTTCTCGAATTTTAGCATCATAACGACAGCTCTTCTATTCAGGATAGTGCTGAG GCGGCATCTGAACTGGATACAGTGGGCTTCCCTCCTGATTCTGTTTTTGTCTATCATCGCCCTAACTGCCAGTACCAAAACTTCACAGAATGACTCGGCGGGACATGGATTTCATCACGATGCCTTCTTCACGCCATCCAATTCCTGCCTTCATTTCAGAAGAGAATGCTCCCAAAGGGACAATTGTACAGCCAATGAGTGGGCCTTCAGTGAAGTCAAGTGGAACACCACAGCCAGAGTTTTTAGTCACATCCGTTTGGGCTTGGGCCACATTCTGATTATAGttcagtgttttatttcttcaatggCCAATATCTATAATGAGAAGATCCTGAAGGAGGGGACACAGCTCACCGAGAGCATCTTCATACAGAATAGCAAGCTTTATTTCTTTGGCATTGTTTTTAATGGGCTGACCCTGATTCTTCAAAGCAGTAACCGTGATCAGATTCAGAACTGTGGGTTTTTTTATGGCCACAATACATTTTCAGTAGCCCTTATTTTTGTAACTGCTTTCCAGGGCCTTTCAGTGGCTTTTATCTTGAAATTCTTAGATAACATGTTCCATGTCTTGATGGCCCAGGTGACAACTGTCATCATCACAACAGTGTCTGTCCTGGTCTTTAATTTCAGGCCCTCCCTGGATTTTTTCCTAGAAGCCCCAACCGTCCTTCTtgccatatttatttataatgctAGTAAGCCTCAAAATCTAGAATGTGTGCCTAGGCAAGAAAGGATCCGAGATCTAGGTGGCAATCTTTGGGAGCGTTCCAGTGGG
- the Slc35a5 gene encoding UDP-sugar transporter protein SLC35A5 isoform X3, producing the protein MCPSYLCASGLPTGLLMKVLLLRQLKNSGMERKCFWRPGLGPSALYTVLLGGIFVTLSSSRILLVKYSANEDNHQSRHLRCISWKEFSNFMKWSIPAFLYFLDNLIVYYVLSYLQPAMAVIFSNFSIITTALLFRIVLRRHLNWIQWASLLILFLSIIALTASTKTSQNDSAGHGFHHDAFFTPSNSCLHFRRECSQRDNCTANEWAFSEVKWNTTARVFSHIRLGLGHILIIVQCFISSMANIYNEKILKEGTQLTESIFIQNSKLYFFGIVFNGLTLILQSSNRDQIQNCGFFYGHNTFSVALIFVTAFQGLSVAFILKFLDNMFHVLMAQVTTVIITTVSVLVFNFRPSLDFFLEAPTVLLAIFIYNASKPQNLECVPRQERIRDLGGNLWERSSGDGEELERLTKTKSDDSDDDNF; encoded by the exons ATGTGTCCATCCTACTTGTGTGCTTCGG GTCTGCCAACAGGGTTGCTCATGAAGGTGTTATTGTTAAGACAACTAAAAAACAGTGGAATGGAAAGAAAATGCTTCTGGCGTCCTGGGTTAGGCCCATCCGCGCTGTACACAGTCCTCCTAGGCGGTATATTCGTTACTCTAAGTTCAAGTCGCATCTTACTGGTAAAATATTCTGCCAATGAAG ACAATCATCAAAGTAGACATTTGAGATGTATTTCCTGGAAGGAATTCTCAAATTTCATGAAGTGGTCCATTCCTGCCTTTCTCTACTTCCTGGATAATTTGATTGTCTACTATGTCCTCTCCTATCTTCAGCCT gcCATGGCTGTTATCTTCTCGAATTTTAGCATCATAACGACAGCTCTTCTATTCAGGATAGTGCTGAG GCGGCATCTGAACTGGATACAGTGGGCTTCCCTCCTGATTCTGTTTTTGTCTATCATCGCCCTAACTGCCAGTACCAAAACTTCACAGAATGACTCGGCGGGACATGGATTTCATCACGATGCCTTCTTCACGCCATCCAATTCCTGCCTTCATTTCAGAAGAGAATGCTCCCAAAGGGACAATTGTACAGCCAATGAGTGGGCCTTCAGTGAAGTCAAGTGGAACACCACAGCCAGAGTTTTTAGTCACATCCGTTTGGGCTTGGGCCACATTCTGATTATAGttcagtgttttatttcttcaatggCCAATATCTATAATGAGAAGATCCTGAAGGAGGGGACACAGCTCACCGAGAGCATCTTCATACAGAATAGCAAGCTTTATTTCTTTGGCATTGTTTTTAATGGGCTGACCCTGATTCTTCAAAGCAGTAACCGTGATCAGATTCAGAACTGTGGGTTTTTTTATGGCCACAATACATTTTCAGTAGCCCTTATTTTTGTAACTGCTTTCCAGGGCCTTTCAGTGGCTTTTATCTTGAAATTCTTAGATAACATGTTCCATGTCTTGATGGCCCAGGTGACAACTGTCATCATCACAACAGTGTCTGTCCTGGTCTTTAATTTCAGGCCCTCCCTGGATTTTTTCCTAGAAGCCCCAACCGTCCTTCTtgccatatttatttataatgctAGTAAGCCTCAAAATCTAGAATGTGTGCCTAGGCAAGAAAGGATCCGAGATCTAGGTGGCAATCTTTGGGAGCGTTCCAGTGGG
- the Slc35a5 gene encoding UDP-sugar transporter protein SLC35A5 isoform X5 → MKWSIPAFLYFLDNLIVYYVLSYLQPAMAVIFSNFSIITTALLFRIVLRRHLNWIQWASLLILFLSIIALTASTKTSQNDSAGHGFHHDAFFTPSNSCLHFRRECSQRDNCTANEWAFSEVKWNTTARVFSHIRLGLGHILIIVQCFISSMANIYNEKILKEGTQLTESIFIQNSKLYFFGIVFNGLTLILQSSNRDQIQNCGFFYGHNTFSVALIFVTAFQGLSVAFILKFLDNMFHVLMAQVTTVIITTVSVLVFNFRPSLDFFLEAPTVLLAIFIYNASKPQNLECVPRQERIRDLGGNLWERSSGDGEELERLTKTKSDDSDDDNF, encoded by the exons ATGAAGTGGTCCATTCCTGCCTTTCTCTACTTCCTGGATAATTTGATTGTCTACTATGTCCTCTCCTATCTTCAGCCT gcCATGGCTGTTATCTTCTCGAATTTTAGCATCATAACGACAGCTCTTCTATTCAGGATAGTGCTGAG GCGGCATCTGAACTGGATACAGTGGGCTTCCCTCCTGATTCTGTTTTTGTCTATCATCGCCCTAACTGCCAGTACCAAAACTTCACAGAATGACTCGGCGGGACATGGATTTCATCACGATGCCTTCTTCACGCCATCCAATTCCTGCCTTCATTTCAGAAGAGAATGCTCCCAAAGGGACAATTGTACAGCCAATGAGTGGGCCTTCAGTGAAGTCAAGTGGAACACCACAGCCAGAGTTTTTAGTCACATCCGTTTGGGCTTGGGCCACATTCTGATTATAGttcagtgttttatttcttcaatggCCAATATCTATAATGAGAAGATCCTGAAGGAGGGGACACAGCTCACCGAGAGCATCTTCATACAGAATAGCAAGCTTTATTTCTTTGGCATTGTTTTTAATGGGCTGACCCTGATTCTTCAAAGCAGTAACCGTGATCAGATTCAGAACTGTGGGTTTTTTTATGGCCACAATACATTTTCAGTAGCCCTTATTTTTGTAACTGCTTTCCAGGGCCTTTCAGTGGCTTTTATCTTGAAATTCTTAGATAACATGTTCCATGTCTTGATGGCCCAGGTGACAACTGTCATCATCACAACAGTGTCTGTCCTGGTCTTTAATTTCAGGCCCTCCCTGGATTTTTTCCTAGAAGCCCCAACCGTCCTTCTtgccatatttatttataatgctAGTAAGCCTCAAAATCTAGAATGTGTGCCTAGGCAAGAAAGGATCCGAGATCTAGGTGGCAATCTTTGGGAGCGTTCCAGTGGG